The window AGGCACTGGCGATGTACCAGGCGATGGCGGCCGACAAGATGGCCGAGTGGGCACAGGCAAACGGCGCTCCGGCAACCCCGGACAGTAACTGATTCGGAACGGAAATGCGGGAATCGAGCCATCGACGAGTATGACGATGGACACGACACGGGTTTGAAACGTACAAGACTCGCGCAATTGGGGTTCTTGTCCGTACAGTGGGCTCGCCCCCATCGATCCGCGAACTGGAGCGAGTATGCCGGTTCAGACCCGCCGACGGCCCTCGTCGCCGGACCAGACCGAGAAGCCGATTCGCAGCGGGACCGTAGTCGGGAAGTCCGGCAGGCCGGGCAAGCGCGCCCGCCGCAAGGACCCGCTCTGGGCCCGGCTCGCGTTGGTGATGGGTGCGGTCCTGGTGGTGAGCAGCGGCGTCGCGATCATCGGCAGCAAGGTCGTGATCAACCAGGCGACCAGCACCATCGACCAGGAGAACCTGCTCGGCGACGCCGGCAAGAGCGACGCCGAGGGCGGCAAGGACCTCGAGGGACCGATCGACCTGCTGCTGCTCGGGGTGGACGTGCGCGGGTCGTGGGACCCGGAGAACGTGCGGGCCGACACGATCATCGTGCTGCACATCCCGGCCAGCCACGACCAGGCGTACCTGATCTCGATCCCCCGGGACACCGAGGTGCAGGTGCCGGCGTCGAAGAAGAGCGGCTACTCGGGCGGTACGGCGAAGATCAACAGCGCGTTCGAGATCGGCGCCAAGAACGGTGCCGGTTGGACCGGCGGAGCACAGCTCACGGCGGCCACCATCAAGAACCTGACCGGCATCGGCTTCGACGGTGCCGCGATCATCGACTTCGGCGGGTTCCGCAAGGTCATCGACGCGCTCGGCTCGGTGCACCTCTGCGTCGACCAGGAGGTCGAGTCGTACCACATGAAGTTGGTCGACGGTAAGCCGATGTGGAACGCGGACGCCAAGAAGACCGGCAAGCCGATGAAGCCGGTGGTGCACAAGAAGGGCTGCCGCGAGATGGAGGGCTGGGAGGCGCTGGACTATTCCCGCCAGCGCTACGGCCTGAAGAACGGCGACTACGACCGGCAGCAGCACCAGCAGCAGCTCATCAAGGCGATGGCGAAGAAGGCGATGGACGGCGGGGTGATGACCAACCCGCTCAAGCTCAACGACCTGGTCAAGTCCGCCGGTGAGGCGTTCGTGCTCGACACCGGCGGCACGGAGATCGGCGACTTCGTCTTCACCCTGCGCGGGGTGGCCGCCAACGACATGGTCATGCTCCGCACCAACGACGGCGCGTTCAACTCGGTCAAGGAGGGTGCGGAGGAGCGCGAGGTGCTCAAGCCGATCAGCCTCGAGATGTTCAAGGCGGTCAAGGACGACAAGCTCGCCGAGTTCATCGCGGCCAACCCCAGCGTGATCTCCACCAAGAAGTGACCGGGGCGACGCTACAAACGCCCCTGGACGGGTAGCCCGGATTCAGGCCGGACGTGGGAGATGCCCACGCGGCAGGGTCCGGGAGGCTGCCACGAACAGATCCGAACGAGTGGGTCGGGAGCAGCCGGAACACTCGGATCGCAAGGCCGATTCGTCGTCTTCCGGCGGATCGGGACGAGGACGCGCGAAACGGGTACGCCGTACCGCCCGTTGGCCCAAGGTCCTGCTCGGCATCGGGATCGGCCTGGTGCTGATCGCCGTCGTCGCCGGCCTCGGCCTGCGCGGGGTGACCCAGCGGTACGACAACAGCGTGGCCAAGGAGCTGCTGCTCGACCCCGCC of the Micromonospora sp. NBC_01796 genome contains:
- a CDS encoding LCP family protein codes for the protein MPVQTRRRPSSPDQTEKPIRSGTVVGKSGRPGKRARRKDPLWARLALVMGAVLVVSSGVAIIGSKVVINQATSTIDQENLLGDAGKSDAEGGKDLEGPIDLLLLGVDVRGSWDPENVRADTIIVLHIPASHDQAYLISIPRDTEVQVPASKKSGYSGGTAKINSAFEIGAKNGAGWTGGAQLTAATIKNLTGIGFDGAAIIDFGGFRKVIDALGSVHLCVDQEVESYHMKLVDGKPMWNADAKKTGKPMKPVVHKKGCREMEGWEALDYSRQRYGLKNGDYDRQQHQQQLIKAMAKKAMDGGVMTNPLKLNDLVKSAGEAFVLDTGGTEIGDFVFTLRGVAANDMVMLRTNDGAFNSVKEGAEEREVLKPISLEMFKAVKDDKLAEFIAANPSVISTKK